The segment ataagaaaaaagaactgtactaataaaatataaaaaaatatataaaaataatttatacgcatttatgtaattatatataattatatatatatatataaacatttgtttatgttaatataattttttacacataaaataatatacacataatatGATTTagttattcatttattataaatttctttttttcatataatgataaaagacaaaaaattcattatagaaaacattaataataaagttaTAAGTAAAGATAATATgacaaaaaaaggaaaaaaaatatgtgaaCTAAAGGagtttcaaaatataaatgaatttaaTAACAGTGTGTTAATATcaaacaataaatatatattaagtgatttaaaaaaaaatgataatatcatacaaaataataaaaatgtccCGTCAAGTAATTCAGCCGTAAATTTTGTAAAGGATATAGGACAACATGATTTTATAAACATTAATCAAGATTATACAAACagtaatgataacaataacaataataatgaggaatatacaaataattattatcctaaaaatatagtaaaaaataatatgttagCTAGCCAAGAAACTAATACAAAACACACACGttgtaatataaaacatattgaCGATATTgaattaaatgataaaataaaaaattctaCAACtattatagaaaataataataataataacaatattgtaaatataaacaatataaacaatgtagacaatataaacaatgtaaacaatataaacaatGTAAACGATTTAAACAATTTAAACAATATTaacaatttaaataaaaaagattataatcatataaatgaaaactttcaagaaaatataaatagtaattctaatttaaaaaaaaaaaaagggacctatataaaaaattgtcatgcggaaaattataatagaccattaaatgataatagtaataatatttcaaaagatgatataaaagaaaaaaaaaataataatataaattcaacggttaattatgataatacaaatacAGAAGAGAATATAACGAGTGATCattgtaatataaaagatgataCACGTTTAGAAAAAGATATggaggaatatataaaaaaaaaaaatatatatatgtccaATTCTAATAAGATTattaatgaattatataataatttaatatatgatgaatattcagaaaatatattatcaaaaaaagGAGTGAAGGAAAAGGATCATATCGAATATTAtgaagaacaaaatatacatatgaaaGCAAACGAAGAATCAACAAACATATCTATTGATATTCCTCCATGTtgtcaaataatatatgacaATGTTGATGATGCAACAAATGAACAGTATGATAATTCACAAAAAGATACATACAACTGGTATATGCAAAAAACAAACaacaataaattattatatcacataaataaaaatttaatatttttaaaaagaatacaacaatatttttatcaaaagtatattaatataaaattttcaaatgatactaatgattattattatattatacatctTGAATggtttaataaattaaagaaaTTCATTAACAATGAATCTAATGATTTCCCTGGTTCGATTTCTAATTGGGAATTATACGAATATACACATGATGAGATtttcaaaaattataatatatcagaAAGTAATTATGTTTTTTCTGATGacaaaaatatgaatgataatatatatttaaaaaaacaatgtttaaaaaaaaacttaaaagaaggaaaagattatatatgtacaaataaatacatgTGGAGATTTctacaatttttatataatggaGGACCAtgtataaaaagaatatctaataatatatataatacatttataccCATATCTTCTAATgatataatgaataataatattatgtatttattagaatcaagatatataaaaaatttattttccttatttaattatatagaccatacaaaatttatatataatgaaccCAAAGGAAATGAacatacattatataaaaatgaatattataatgataatgataaatatacacATGATTACATTTTAGAAGAAaccaatgaaaaaaaaatgtgtgctcataattatcatgaacttttacaattttataatttaaaagaacaagaaaaaaatatcatcctttatattgaatatgatgataaacatattaataaagaaattctagatgaaataaaaaaaataaaaaataaaaatagtaataataaacaaaatattcttatttcAAACGATGAAAATTTTTCTAGTGATAGTagtaatatgtataatataattaatgctAAACATAATGATAAGTTGAATACACaaaaattgtttttattggaaaatgataaaatatgtgCTAATTCGCATATCAGCTCAAATATGAATCAAACTGAGTATATTTCATTGGATAATTTTGATGCTgattatcttttaaataatcCGCATAATTTGTCAAGGGGTTTTCCTAACAGTTATAAATTGGATATTAATAcggataataatgaaaatgtgGATAATAATGGAAATGTAGACAGCAACGAAAATGTAGACAGCAACGAAAATGTAGACAGCAACGAAAATGTAGACAACAACGAAAATGTAGACAGCAACGAAAATGTAGACAACAACGAAAATATGGACAGGaatgataatatgtataataatgaaaatgttgATAATAGTAAAATGTTCATAAATTGTAATAAATCTCAACGAtcgaatataaaaaagagtAACAGCACGAATAGTACGagaagaaattataatagaaacaacaacaataataataacaagaacaataataataataataataacaacaacaacaataataataataataataataatagtagaaataataacaacaacaataacaataataacaataataataacaataataacaataataataacaacaataacaacaataaccataataataataataaggatgATAACACAagcgataataataataataatataaataaagaagaagataagaaaaataaaacaacaaataataaaaagaaggaGAATGAAAAAGATGATGAAAACAAATGTAAGGGTAACTTGAATGGAAGTGTAGAAATATATGAACTTAAAAGAGAgtttgaagaaaataataatattatatataatgattcatataataatagaaatataaataatgttattgatgatttaaaaaagaatgaagaagatataaataaaattaatgatagaaatatatatcttagtCCAAATATAAGTGCCAAcgaaatgaatataaataattttaataaatcatataattcaagtagtaataaaaaaaattcgaTCCCTTGTAATTCTTCCAATggtaatgatatatataaatcgtgtgaagaatataataatgataatgaaaaaatttcaAGTAATGGTTATCTAACAACTACTGAAAGTCAGTCCAAAGGAACTACGGATGGTAATACAGAGAGGGGTTCTATTTATGAATacgaaaatgataataataataataataagaataataataaaaatgaaagtaATAACAATaggaatgaaaagaaaatatattatgatagtATCGAAAATTTAGATGATGTAGTAAAAAAGaggaaacatataaaaaacgCACAAAATAATACAACGAATAATAGAGTATGTTCATCGAATTGTGGTGAACAACAGGTcacagaaaaaataaataatattttagataACACACACttgaataatatacaaaataaaaatcataatctaaaaaataataatagtagtactATTCAAAACGGATGTACTATAAAAggaaatgaacaaaatgttaagaatacaaataatataaatgaagaagacAACATTACCAATTTGGaaaatcataaaaaagatcaaaagaaaaaaaatcatataatgaaaaaaaaattagatgaTATTGATGTAAAACAAGGTGATTTGAAATCAAATAATCacgaaaataaaaatgatgtgGAAGATAACATGGAAATGGATGAAACAAACAATAATAGTATGGATCCACAACAAAGATGTAACCTCATTTCTGTCTTTAATAAACAAAAGaaccataaaaataatatatctaataataataataagaaagatGATGACGATGATGATCAGAGTGTTTATTCTAGTAACATCACAAATACAAACAGTAGCAGCTTACATAATAGTTGTAGTAGTAGTAGCAGTGGTGGAAATAATAGTTTATATAACGAGAATGATATTTctaaatataacatttttaataataatgataatgataatttaaaaaacttGTTAGTACCAAATAATaacagtaataataataataataataataatattattattattaatagtaataataataataataataataataataataataattttaaaagagATAATGAATCATCCCTAAATTATCATACTTCTATTATGACAAAAGAACAACCTGCTGGTATTATTAATTACTCTACCACATGTTATATCAATGTAGTTATGCAGTGTTTATCAGTTTTTTTCAaactaatatatacattacataattatgtaactgtaaaatataaaaatgttaatatgtcaagtgatgaaaatgaaaatatgaattcatcttttataaataaaaatttctttACCAATAGTATACCTTTCAATATTTTTGgaagtaataataacaataataaaaaaaaggatgaaTGTCTGTTATtaacattttcttttaaattatttcaaTTAAGTAAAATGCATAATAAAGGTAAAGTATTATgtgttaataaattattaaatcttttaaatgataaatattctTACTTATTTGAATATAACGAACAACAAGATTGTCATGAATTTCTTCTTCTTGTATTTGACTTTATACACAATATGGTGAAAGTAATTGATGAGTCagttgataaaaataatcaaatagattattatttaaaaaaagaacaatctATTATATCAGATTTATTTTTAGGTTtaatagaagaaaaaattacatgCTCACAATGTGAATATGttaattacatatatcaaCCAGTTTATAACCTAAGTGtaaatgtttttaaaaaaaatccagaaaataacataaatgataatttaatagaatattttaaaaaagaagaagtcAATTCTACTTGtgaaaaatgtaaatgtaaGAAAATGTTTAAATATTCATGTGTTTACAAACAACCAAATATTCTAATTATACATTTAATTAGATTACAAGAAGATGGATCAAAAATCGACAAGCCAATAAAATTTGATATGGCTGATTTTACTATTGAAAATGttctcaaaaaaaaagataatcaATTCATTGAACccatcaaaaaatataatctaTGTGGAGTAATAGTGCACCGAGGGTTGAATTCGAATTGTGGTCATTACATTTGTTATACGAAAAGGAAACATTCGAATGGTGTCAACGtggtaagaaaaaaaataaataacaatataaaaatgaatacatacatatataatatttttttcgtaCATAGTGAtattttatctatatatatatatatatatatatatatatatatatatacatattatttttatgttttctttttttatccaTTATAGTGGTACAAATTTGATGATAGCACGGTAACCTCTGTTGATGTTGAAGAAGTTGAATCGGCTAAAGCTTATTGCCTTTTTTATCAGAGTCAATaattcaaaatttttttttttttttcagatatatgttataaacaaatacaaacatatatatatatatatactttatttttttattttaaaaaataacttAAATTTTGGAtagttttttatttctttatgatgtatattttaaactTTTACCCCCTTCAAAATAATTTccgttattttatttttttatttttttattaaaaattgatTTTATAGAATAATCAAGAGAAAAAAGcaagtaaaaaatatattctttaaaatatatatatatatatatatatatacatacatatatatgtatgattgAATAGTTTTCTAAAAACAACTggattaataattatattaactttaaaaaaaaaaaaaaaaaaaaaaaaattgatatgCATTCGAgcatgaaaatatatatatatatatatatatatgtatacaatacatattatatatacatatatgtcatataataatatttacttgaaaaaaaatagtgtgtaattttatatacttatataaaacattaacacacaaagaaaaaaaattataacattcaaaaaaa is part of the Plasmodium falciparum 3D7 genome assembly, chromosome: 9 genome and harbors:
- a CDS encoding ubiquitin specific protease, putative, with protein sequence MIKDKKFIIENINNKVISKDNMTKKGKKICELKEFQNINEFNNSVLISNNKYILSDLKKNDNIIQNNKNVPSSNSAVNFVKDIGQHDFININQDYTNSNDNNNNNNEEYTNNYYPKNIVKNNMLASQETNTKHTRCNIKHIDDIELNDKIKNSTTIIENNNNNNNIVNINNINNVDNINNVNNINNVNDLNNLNNINNLNKKDYNHINENFQENINSNSNLKKKKGTYIKNCHAENYNRPLNDNSNNISKDDIKEKKNNNINSTVNYDNTNTEENITSDHCNIKDDTRLEKDMEEYIKKKNIYMSNSNKIINELYNNLIYDEYSENILSKKGVKEKDHIEYYEEQNIHMKANEESTNISIDIPPCCQIIYDNVDDATNEQYDNSQKDTYNWYMQKTNNNKLLYHINKNLIFLKRIQQYFYQKYINIKFSNDTNDYYYIIHLEWFNKLKKFINNESNDFPGSISNWELYEYTHDEIFKNYNISESNYVFSDDKNMNDNIYLKKQCLKKNLKEGKDYICTNKYMWRFLQFLYNGGPCIKRISNNIYNTFIPISSNDIMNNNIMYLLESRYIKNLFSLFNYIDHTKFIYNEPKGNEHTLYKNEYYNDNDKYTHDYILEETNEKKMCAHNYHELLQFYNLKEQEKNIILYIEYDDKHINKEILDEIKKIKNKNSNNKQNILISNDENFSSDSSNMYNIINAKHNDKLNTQKLFLLENDKICANSHISSNMNQTEYISLDNFDADYLLNNPHNLSRGFPNSYKLDINTDNNENVDNNGNVDSNENVDSNENVDSNENVDNNENVDSNENVDNNENMDRNDNMYNNENVDNSKMFINCNKSQRSNIKKSNSTNSTRRNYNRNNNNNNNKNNNNNNNNNNNNNNNNNNNSRNNNNNNNNNNNNNNNNNNNNNNNNNNNHNNNNKDDNTSDNNNNNINKEEDKKNKTTNNKKKENEKDDENKCKGNLNGSVEIYELKREFEENNNIIYNDSYNNRNINNVIDDLKKNEEDINKINDRNIYLSPNISANEMNINNFNKSYNSSSNKKNSIPCNSSNGNDIYKSCEEYNNDNEKISSNGYLTTTESQSKGTTDGNTERGSIYEYENDNNNNNKNNNKNESNNNRNEKKIYYDSIENLDDVVKKRKHIKNAQNNTTNNRVCSSNCGEQQVTEKINNILDNTHLNNIQNKNHNLKNNNSSTIQNGCTIKGNEQNVKNTNNINEEDNITNLENHKKDQKKKNHIMKKKLDDIDVKQGDLKSNNHENKNDVEDNMEMDETNNNSMDPQQRCNLISVFNKQKNHKNNISNNNNKKDDDDDDQSVYSSNITNTNSSSLHNSCSSSSSGGNNSLYNENDISKYNIFNNNDNDNLKNLLVPNNNSNNNNNNNNIIIINSNNNNNNNNNNNNFKRDNESSLNYHTSIMTKEQPAGIINYSTTCYINVVMQCLSVFFKLIYTLHNYVTVKYKNVNMSSDENENMNSSFINKNFFTNSIPFNIFGSNNNNNKKKDECLLLTFSFKLFQLSKMHNKGKVLCVNKLLNLLNDKYSYLFEYNEQQDCHEFLLLVFDFIHNMVKVIDESVDKNNQIDYYLKKEQSIISDLFLGLIEEKITCSQCEYVNYIYQPVYNLSVNVFKKNPENNINDNLIEYFKKEEVNSTCEKCKCKKMFKYSCVYKQPNILIIHLIRLQEDGSKIDKPIKFDMADFTIENVLKKKDNQFIEPIKKYNLCGVIVHRGLNSNCGHYICYTKRKHSNGVNVWYKFDDSTVTSVDVEEVESAKAYCLFYQSQ